Proteins co-encoded in one Bacillus sp. FSL H8-0547 genomic window:
- a CDS encoding ABC transporter substrate-binding protein, producing the protein MKSTTYFTRISLILVLLAGILTGCAQGDQTKPAGGQTEQAEKQDASYPVTVTDDAGNEITLEEKPEKIVSLLPSTTEILFALGLQDEIAGVSDYDNYPKEAAQKEKVGAQDMNAEKIIALQPDLAFLQEYHAQNHGEIIKQFEAAGIKVFIVGSQTSFDQVYTAIRTIGKATNTLDEADRIIKDMEEKVASIKEKAKEVKNPKRVWIEVSPQPEIYTTGKGTFMNEMLEMIGAENVAASEEGWVKMDEEKIVSSNPDTIITTYGYYVENPAEQVLSRSGWNSIKAVQSKQVFDVNSDLVTRPGPRLADGAEELGRLIYPDIFKK; encoded by the coding sequence TGCTTCTTGCAGGCATCCTCACAGGATGTGCACAGGGAGATCAAACAAAGCCGGCAGGCGGACAGACAGAACAGGCTGAAAAACAAGATGCCTCCTATCCAGTTACGGTCACAGATGATGCAGGAAACGAAATAACGCTTGAAGAAAAGCCGGAGAAAATCGTCTCCCTGCTTCCAAGCACGACGGAAATCCTTTTCGCTCTCGGACTTCAAGATGAAATTGCCGGAGTATCCGATTATGACAATTACCCAAAAGAAGCTGCACAAAAAGAAAAAGTCGGTGCTCAGGACATGAATGCAGAAAAAATCATTGCCCTTCAGCCTGATCTTGCTTTTCTGCAGGAGTACCATGCACAAAATCACGGCGAAATCATCAAGCAGTTTGAAGCTGCCGGCATAAAGGTTTTTATCGTTGGTTCACAGACTTCATTTGATCAGGTTTACACGGCGATCAGAACGATTGGAAAAGCAACAAACACTTTGGACGAGGCAGACAGGATCATAAAAGACATGGAAGAGAAAGTTGCTTCCATAAAAGAAAAAGCCAAAGAAGTAAAAAACCCAAAACGCGTCTGGATTGAAGTGTCGCCTCAGCCTGAAATCTACACGACAGGCAAAGGAACCTTCATGAACGAAATGCTTGAAATGATCGGCGCAGAAAACGTTGCAGCTTCTGAAGAAGGCTGGGTCAAAATGGATGAGGAGAAAATCGTCAGCAGCAATCCGGACACCATTATCACAACGTATGGCTACTATGTTGAAAACCCTGCAGAGCAAGTCCTTTCAAGAAGCGGGTGGAACTCCATTAAAGCCGTACAGTCGAAACAGGTATTTGATGTAAACAGTGACCTGGTTACCCGTCCGGGACCGCGTCTTGCGGATGGAGCTGAAGAGCTTGGCAGACTTATCTATCCAGACATCTTCAAAAAATAA